GACAGACTGAATGCTCtcagctgtttgtgtgtgtgtgcgtgtctcagAAGTTCACTTCAGAGCTGATAGCTGGAGAAACCCAGGGTGCAAACGCTAGCTGAGggggagaaaaagaaaaagggagagagagacagagagaaaatgCCAGCATGTACTCGCCATGGGAGTGTTATGGTAAGCGCTTGTTGATTTATTGATCAGGAAAGACCATTTTATGTACCTGTGAATGGGACGAGCGCAGAGCGTCACATTGTGATACAGATGTTTTGAGGGTGTGACAGCTAGCCTGAGTGATGTGACTTCTGAGTtagtctttgttttttatttatgtctttaTGCAGATCTCTATACTCAGGGAATGACATGGTGAAAACACAGGATTCACAGGGAACTGTTGGCATTACAATTTCCCTTTTTCTGACTTCAGTCAGTGGCTGTGCATCATAAGACctgcctctctctctttctttccagCAATCTGTTAAATGCCAGCAAGCTCCTCTATGGACTTAAGCTCCTGTTACACCACAGCAAATGACCATTATAAGTGATTGACAGCCCTAGAGGTGTCCATTTAGCAAACTCTTGGTATCTGAGAAAGATGAGGGGGCAGAAAAATGAAACGAAAGATGAGGGATAGAAAAAAGGACATGGTGGGTCCCTAAGCGGGAGTGTTAGGGAGGAGAGAAATGAAGTTTTCAGCAGTGGATCGATTTTTGAATGCTTGTCTCATGCATTTTACAGAGGCGCTAAATGCCACTTATGGTATAATGCTGTACGCAGGGTCAGAGCAAAGCTCTCCCGCTTGGGCTGGGATTTCAGGGCCGTTTTTAACAAACTACGCCTGTAGACTTAAGTAAATCTGTCTGATTGTGTCACAGCCTTGGAAACAACATTGTTTTGCTCATCTTTTGTGGATTTGTAAGCCTGAAACTCTCCTTTTCTATTGCACCTAAGAATATTCCTTGGCAGCCAAAACTAATCTCATAGTCTCATAAACTCtcaattcataaaaaataaatcttactcattctctctttcttttttctctcttgaAAGCAGCAGAGAATAAGCTGACGCCATGGAGAAAGGGAGGTGGAGTTCTGAAGATGCTCCCAGAGCCTCCATGCCTGACGAACTGTCTCATCCTAAGTTTTCGGAATGGAAGTTTAAGCTCTTTCGGGTCAGGTCCATGGAGAAGGCCCCTGTGCAAAATGAAACACCGGTGGAGAAGGAAAACCAGCCTGAGCTGGCAATGGAGAAGACAAGCTCTCAAGGCAGTGTTATGAGGCTCTGTTTTGGAGGGAAGAGCAAAGAAAATGTGGAGAGTGCTCGAGGGAGAGTGGACCTTAAGCTACAGGAGATTGATACACACATGAATCTTCTCAAGtgagtataataaaaaatctattgtttacattcataatgttaattcatttttaatgtttatcaaGCTTCTTGCTTGTGTCCTATGTAGAAACATGTGCCGCCTTTGTGGCATTGCAATACAGAAGGCTAAAGGTCCATCACATGAAGTTCAGGGGGTTTTGGAGGAGTCAAGCAGATGTGCCTTACGCAGGATGGGCTGCAAGCTGGTGACCTGGCCGGAGGTGATCTTGAAGGTCTTCAAGGTGGATGTGACAACCGATATGGAGACGGTTCATCCGTCTTTGTTTTGTCACAGGTGCTGGACTGCTGCCATAAGGGGAGGGGGTTTCTGTTCCTTCACCAATACCCGAATCCCAGACTGGAAGCCCCACACCTCTCAATGCAACCTTTGCTTCCCTAAAAAGAGCTCTTTTCAGCGAGTAGGAAGGAAGCGGACTAAACCACTTAAAAGTGCACACATCCTTCCTAAGAGATTCAGGAGGGACTCGTCAGAATCCTCAAGAGTGTGGAGACAGACCACAGAGAATCCAGATGGGAAAGAATGGTTAAAACTATCAGTTCAGAGAGGACAGTGGGTAAAGAATATCACACGGTGCCAGAGGGACCATCTGAGCACTAAGCTCATCCCCACTGAAGTCCCAGCAGACTTGATACGCGCAGTTACTTGCCAAGTGTGTGATCACCTGCTTTCTGACCCCGTCCAATCACCATGTCGACACCTGTTCTGTCGGCTGTGCATTATAAGGTACACCCATGCTTTGGGCCCAAACTGTCCCACCTGTAACCAACACCTGAACCCATCTCACTTAATCAAGCCAGCAAAGTTCTTTCTTGCAACCCTCAGCTCTCTCCCCCTGCTCTGCCCCAGTGAAGAATGCAGTGACTGGGTAAGATTGGACTCTTTCAGGGAACACTGCCTTAACCATTACCGCGAAAAAGAGTCCCAGGAAGAACAAACACCTTCAGAGCAGAACCTTGATGGTTACTTGCCGGTCAACAAAGGTGGGCGTCCTCGACAGCACCTGTTGTCACTGACCCGTCGGGCTCAAAAACACAGACTACGAGACTTGAAGAACCAGGTGAAGACATTTGCCGAAAAGGAAGAAGGAGGGGATGTGAAGTCTGTGTGTTTGACGCTCTTCCTTCTGGCATTGAGAGCTGGGAATGAACACAAACAAGCAGATGAACTGGAAGCAATGATGCAAGGTACTGCCAAGAAACATGTCACCCACAATATGTGACTGTCAATGCAGTTGTTGTCAGACAAATACAACTAGAATGAACAGATAATGCATTATTGAATTCCTCACATAGGATGGGGAGCCACCTATAATAagaatgtattacatttttataacctAATATATGGCATTGCTATTTGTTTTCTGGAATGAACTAGCCTAATTGTCCATGCCTGACTGCAgataattgtattcatttttcaAAGGACAACAGCTTTAACATGCAATTTTACATAATTGTGTTCACATCTACTACCTGTAAAATGAATTGAACACATCCACAAGGTTATCTACACAACAGAAATTAATGACTTTTTTTCCTTATGCGCTTCACTGTCAGTTTAAATAGAATAATAACCACTTaccaaatgtgtatgtgtgtgtgtacacgtgtGAGACGCAATACACAATAACAATTCTTGTAAAGAGCCTGTTAGGATGAAAACAACATCAGTAGCCCTTGTATCTGCAAATGACATAGATACTGTCTTCGCGCCCCAGGGGAACAGGGCCCAGCTGGTGCCTGTTTTCATCATCAGCCAATAGATCAGTATTTCCAGCTCAGCTGAGTCACCTCTCCCTAACTTAAGTATTTATAATCTTGCTAATCTATAACAATTATGACATATTCCATGCTGAAATTACAACCAGAATTTCAGATATGCTAGTGCTTATTTGATGTGTTCTGAGATTAGGTTATTAGACGCAAGATCACACATGATTACAGTGTTAGTTATATTGACTTTATTCTGTACAAAACACATCTGATTCCACCTGAcagtttttttccccctctctgTGTGTTCTGTTTCAGGCAGAGGATTTGGTCTGCATCCTGCAGTGTGTTTGGCCATAAGGGTAAACACCTTCCTCAGCTGCAGTCAGTATCACAAGATGTACCGCACGGTGAAAGCCACTAGTGGCCGCCAGATATTCCAGCCCCTGCACACTCTGCGTAATGCAGAGAAAGAGCTTCTCCCTGGGTTCCACCAATTTGAGTGGCAGCCTGCTTTAAAGAACG
The DNA window shown above is from Danio rerio strain Tuebingen ecotype United States chromosome 25, GRCz12tu, whole genome shotgun sequence and carries:
- the rag1 gene encoding V(D)J recombination-activating protein 1 isoform X1, whose product is MEKGRWSSEDAPRASMPDELSHPKFSEWKFKLFRVRSMEKAPVQNETPVEKENQPELAMEKTSSQGSVMRLCFGGKSKENVESARGRVDLKLQEIDTHMNLLKNMCRLCGIAIQKAKGPSHEVQGVLEESSRCALRRMGCKLVTWPEVILKVFKVDVTTDMETVHPSLFCHRCWTAAIRGGGFCSFTNTRIPDWKPHTSQCNLCFPKKSSFQRVGRKRTKPLKSAHILPKRFRRDSSESSRVWRQTTENPDGKEWLKLSVQRGQWVKNITRCQRDHLSTKLIPTEVPADLIRAVTCQVCDHLLSDPVQSPCRHLFCRLCIIRYTHALGPNCPTCNQHLNPSHLIKPAKFFLATLSSLPLLCPSEECSDWVRLDSFREHCLNHYREKESQEEQTPSEQNLDGYLPVNKGGRPRQHLLSLTRRAQKHRLRDLKNQVKTFAEKEEGGDVKSVCLTLFLLALRAGNEHKQADELEAMMQGRGFGLHPAVCLAIRVNTFLSCSQYHKMYRTVKATSGRQIFQPLHTLRNAEKELLPGFHQFEWQPALKNVSTSWDVGIIDGLSGWTVSVDDVPADTISRRFRYDVALVSALKDLEEDIMEGLRERALDDSMCTSGFTVVVKESCDGMGDVSEKHGSGPAVPEKAVRFSFTIMSISIRLEGEDDGITIFQEQKPNSELSCRPLCLMFVDESDHETLTAILGPVVAERKAMMESRLIISVGGLLRSFRFFFRGTGYDEKMVREMEGLEASGSTYICTLCDSTRAEASQNMVLHSITRSHDENLERYEIWRKNPFSESADELRDRVKGVSAKPFMETQPTLDALHCDIGNATEFYKIFQDEIGEVYQKPNPSREERRRWRSTLDKQLRKKMKLKPVMRMNGNYARRLMTREAVEAVCELVPSEERREALLKLMDLYLQMKPVWRSTCPSRDCPDQLCQYSYNSQQFADLLSSMFKYRYDGKITNYLHKTLAHVPEIVERDGSIGAWASEGNESGNKLFRRFRKMNARQSKTFELEDILKHHWLYTSKYLQKFMEAHKNSVKAMQATFNPEETPEEADNSLDVPDF